The region ACATCACGGTTCCGCATAAAGAGCACGCCTACCGGGCCTGCGATGAATTGGACGATTTCGCCCGAAAAGTGGGGGCGGTCAATACCATCGTCCTGCGCGATGGAAAGCTCCACGGCTACAACACCGACGCTCCCGGCTTTTTGCGGGTCGTAGAAGAGTTCGGCGGGGGCAAAAGGGTGCTCTTCCTCGGAGCGGGCGGTACGGCGGCATCGACGGCGATGATTTTGAGGGAAGCGGGCTATGAGGTGACAATCCTTAACCGCAGCGCAGGGAGGCTTGAGTCTTTCAAGGAGCAGGGTTTCGCCGCCTATACCTGGGAAGAGTTTGCCCCCGGAGCGTATGACCTGATCGTCAATATGAGCTCCGCCGGATTGGAGGATGAGAGCCTCCCGGCGCCGAGAGAGATCCTGGAACCACTATTGCGCCGCGCGTCGGGAGCCCTGGATGTGATTTACGGCAAAGAGACTCCCTTTTTGCGTCTGGCCCGCTCTCTGGGGGTGCGGAGCAAAGACGGAAGCGAAATGCTCCTCTACCAGGGAGTGATCGCTTTCGACTATTTCACCGAAGGGCATTTTGATCTCGAAAAGATAGAAAAGGCTATGCGGGAGAGTTTCTTTCTGGATTAAAAAGTTCCGACTCCCAGATGGAGGCAGAGTTTTTGTTCCACCTCTTTGAGCTCCCGGGGAGTCAGGACAGTCAGGCATCGGCTCAGATCGATGCGGCTGAGATCCAATGTGCAGAGTTCGTTGATGCATATTTCGCTGTCTTGAAGCAGATGGTCCCTTGCCTTGAGGACCACCCGCAGGGAGCCTCCGCTGATCCAGCTTGTCAGAGGAAGGAGGGTTACCCCTTTGAAAGCCACTTTGTCGATAACTCTATTGGCGATATCGTTTTGAATGATCAGTGCAGGCCGGACCTTGCCAAATTCACTGTTGTATTTCTTTCCGAAATTAACCAGATAGATTTCGCCTCGTTTCATCGACCGAGATCCTCCGCCACACTTTCAATCTCCAAAAACTCTTCATAAGCTTCCTCGTTGAGCGCTTGGGCATTTTCCAGCAGGTAGAGCTCCTCTTCGAGTTTGCTGCGAAGCTGTTTATAGAGGGCATAAGGAATGACGACACTCTTGGCGATATGCCGCTTGGCGTCTTCGATCAGGGTTACTTCGGTAGCGTTGGTTACGATCGACGGCTTCTTCACTACGTCACTTACGGTGATATATTTCATCGTTTTACCTTTTTATTCTTTGTATATATTATACCATTATTTATGTTTTTCTTTGAGGATCCCGGAGAGAGGATAGAGCTGCGGGATCTCGCCCTTTTGAAGCATTTTCAAAAAGAGATCCACCCCTTTGGGTTCATTGCCGTTTCCGTGTACCAGAATGATGGAGCCAGGCCTGGGCCTTTGGCCCTTGGCCAGCCAGGCATTGCTGCCAATGGTGATGAGCCCGAGTCGGGTAACCGTTTCGACGCTGCGCCGATCGGAAACCAGCCCGGGGAAACGGAAGAAAATCGAAGGGGTGACGCCGTGCTCCAGCAGGCTCTTTTCGAGGGTCAGCACATCCTCCGTCAAATTCTCCTCGGGTGAGAGGACGAAATTCTCTCTCATAGGCTTGCCGGGATGGTAGTGGTGCCAGGCGGTGTGGTTGCCCCAGGTGATCGCCAGGTCGCCCTTTTCTTTCCAGGATTTGAATTGCGCGAAGGCATTCGGATGTTTGTCAATCCAGCGCTTGGTAATGAAAAGGGTCACCGGCACCGGATGGGGGAAACGGTCGATGAGGGCTTCATAGAGCCGCTGCTCAAAACCCTTTTTGGACGAGGGGCAGAGATCGGTCGTAAGATAGAGCCCGTTTTGAGCGTGGGTAATGCCGTCGTTTTGCAGGGGATGAGGCGGGGCGGATGCAGCCCTCAGGAGGCGATGGTAGCGGGAGTCGGCGGGGCAGGGAACTCTGTGTATATCGTTCTCTCGGAGCACACGGGTTTTGAGCGTCTCGGGATGCACCGTCAGAAGCATCGGACGGCCCTGGAGCTGAAAGCTTCTCAGGGCTTCCAGCACCGTTCCTTCTTGTCGAAAACAGAAATGCGTAGGCTTGTAATGGGTGACAGACACTGCTCCAAGCGATGAGAGAAGGAGCAAAAGGATTGTAAACGTTTTGATGGGAGGCTCCATTTGGATAAAATATCCCAATTTTATCACGCCTGAGCGCAAGAGGGAAAATCTATGGACAAAGTGGAACTGCTCGCCCCCGCGGGCAATCTGGAAAAACTCAAAATCGCCATCAACTACGGGGCCGATGCCGTCTATGGCGGCACGAGTACCTTCAGCCTGCGGATCCGCAGCGGCAAAGAGTTTGACCTGGACTCTTTCAAAGCCGGCATCGACTATGCCCACGAACGGGGCAAGAAGGTCTATGTCACCATCAACGGCTTTCCTTTCAACTCCCAGCTGAAACTTTACGAAAACCATTTGGCCAAGATGCGTGAACTGGGGCCTGACGCCTTCATCGTCTCCAGCCCCGGCGTGATCCGGATGGCACGCAAAGTCGCCCCCGAGATCCCCATCCACCTCTCCACCCAGGCCAATGTGATGAATGCGATGGATGCGGCGGTCTACTACGATATGGGGGTGCGCCGGATCATCGCGGCACGGGAGATCAGCCTAAAAGATTGCGAAGCGATCAAAAAGGAGCTGCCGGATCTGGAGCTGGAGATCTTCGTCCACGGCTCGATGTGTTTCGCCTACAGCGGGCGCTGCCTTATCTCGGCCCTGCAGACGGGGCGGGTCCCCAACCGGGGCAGCTGCGCCAACGACTGCCGTTTTCCCTACGAGATCTACGCCCACAATCCCGAGAGCGGCACCACCTTCAAACTCGAAGAGGAGACAGAGATCGGCACCTACATTATGAACGCCAAGGATATGAACCTGGCGAGCCATATCGACGAGATCCTCTCCAGCGGCGTCATCGATTCGCTCAAGATCGAGGGGCGGACCAAATCCCCCTATTATGTGGCCACCGTCACCCGGGCCTACCGCCAAGCGATCGACGATTACTACGCCGGCGTCTTCGAGGCGGAGCGCTACCAAAAGGAGCTGCATACCACTCAGAACCGGGGCTTCACCGACGCTTATCTCATCAGCCGCCCCTTCGAGCGCCACGATACCCAGTCCCAGGGCTTCACAATCCAGGAGGGGACCCATCAGGTGGCGGCGCTGGTGGGCGAAGAGGGAACCACCTGGCGCTGCAAGGACAAGACCTGTGTCGGCGACCGGCTGGAGATCGTGCTGCCGGTAGGCGCGACCCTGCAGGAGGTGGAGAACGAATACGGCAAGGTCGAGCTGGGAGAAGAGGGCAAATGGTGGCTGACGATCAAAAAGATCGTCGCCCTTTCGGGTAAAGAGTTTGAGTGCATCCACAGCGGCGATCTAAATGATATAATACTGCCGACGAAATTCCCGGGATATACGATTTTGCGCCGGGACATTCGGGAAGCCCGGGCTAAAAAGGGTTTGACCCCCGAGCCTCAAGCCATTCAGCGACGGGAAGAGAAGTACTGAAGAGATAAAAAAGAAGGATAGTAATGAAATTCGTTTCCATCATCATCGGGAGCAAGAGCGATTACGAAGTGATGAAAGAATGCGCCGAGACCTTCAAGAAATTCGGCGTACCCTACGAGCTGATCATCTCTTCGGCCCACCGCTCTCCCGAGCGGACCAAGCATTACATCAAAGAGGCGGAAGAGAAGGGGGCCCAGGCCTTCAT is a window of Nitratifractor salsuginis DSM 16511 DNA encoding:
- a CDS encoding shikimate dehydrogenase; the protein is MDRELFAIFGNPVAHSRSPLMHNYTFQTLDYPACYGRYRLEEGERLREVFLKLGLKGANITVPHKEHAYRACDELDDFARKVGAVNTIVLRDGKLHGYNTDAPGFLRVVEEFGGGKRVLFLGAGGTAASTAMILREAGYEVTILNRSAGRLESFKEQGFAAYTWEEFAPGAYDLIVNMSSAGLEDESLPAPREILEPLLRRASGALDVIYGKETPFLRLARSLGVRSKDGSEMLLYQGVIAFDYFTEGHFDLEKIEKAMRESFFLD
- a CDS encoding type II toxin-antitoxin system PemK/MazF family toxin, with translation MKRGEIYLVNFGKKYNSEFGKVRPALIIQNDIANRVIDKVAFKGVTLLPLTSWISGGSLRVVLKARDHLLQDSEICINELCTLDLSRIDLSRCLTVLTPRELKEVEQKLCLHLGVGTF
- a CDS encoding polysaccharide deacetylase family protein produces the protein MLEALRSFQLQGRPMLLTVHPETLKTRVLRENDIHRVPCPADSRYHRLLRAASAPPHPLQNDGITHAQNGLYLTTDLCPSSKKGFEQRLYEALIDRFPHPVPVTLFITKRWIDKHPNAFAQFKSWKEKGDLAITWGNHTAWHHYHPGKPMRENFVLSPEENLTEDVLTLEKSLLEHGVTPSIFFRFPGLVSDRRSVETVTRLGLITIGSNAWLAKGQRPRPGSIILVHGNGNEPKGVDLFLKMLQKGEIPQLYPLSGILKEKHK
- a CDS encoding peptidase U32 family protein, translated to MDKVELLAPAGNLEKLKIAINYGADAVYGGTSTFSLRIRSGKEFDLDSFKAGIDYAHERGKKVYVTINGFPFNSQLKLYENHLAKMRELGPDAFIVSSPGVIRMARKVAPEIPIHLSTQANVMNAMDAAVYYDMGVRRIIAAREISLKDCEAIKKELPDLELEIFVHGSMCFAYSGRCLISALQTGRVPNRGSCANDCRFPYEIYAHNPESGTTFKLEEETEIGTYIMNAKDMNLASHIDEILSSGVIDSLKIEGRTKSPYYVATVTRAYRQAIDDYYAGVFEAERYQKELHTTQNRGFTDAYLISRPFERHDTQSQGFTIQEGTHQVAALVGEEGTTWRCKDKTCVGDRLEIVLPVGATLQEVENEYGKVELGEEGKWWLTIKKIVALSGKEFECIHSGDLNDIILPTKFPGYTILRRDIREARAKKGLTPEPQAIQRREEKY